Below is a window of Labilithrix sp. DNA.
CGGAACCATGCGCGCGCGACTTCGCCGCGAAGGAGCGAGACGGGGCGTCAGAGCGCGCGGCGGAGGGTCAGGCGCGAGCTTGTTCCCGCCGCGCCCGCCCGTGCCCCAAGCGCCGGCGCGTATGCTCCCGCGCGAGCTTGTTCCCGCCGCGCGCCCGCCCGTGCCCCAAGCGCCGGCGCGTATGCTCCCGCGGCGGCGCTTTCGCCGCTCGCGCGTGTCCCAGCCGCGTACGCTCCCGCGCGGGGCGCGCGGTTCTTCGCGGCGCCTGCGCGCCGGAACCAAGCACGCGCGCGACTTCGCCGCGAAGGAGCGAGACGGGGCGTCAGAGCGCGAGCTTGTTCCCGCCGCGCCCGCCCGCGCCCCAAAGCGCCGGCGCGCATGCTCCCGCGCGAGCTTGTTCCCGCCGCGCCCGCCCGCGCCCCAAGCGCCGGCGCGCATGCTCCCGCGCGAGCTTGTTCCCGCCGCGCCCGCCCGCGCCCCAAAGCGCCGGCGCGTATGCTCGCGCGCCGGCGTTCTCGCCGCCCGCGCGTGTCCCAAGGCGCCGCGTATGCTCGCGCGCCCGCGTGGTTCTTCGCCGCGCTCGCGCGCGGCCCAAGCGCGCCGCGCGTGGCCCAAGCGCGCCAGCGCGCCCAGCGCCGCGAAGGAGTCAGAGCGCGCGGCGGAGGGTCAGGGTGCCCTCTGGGGCGGTGGGGTCGACTGTGGCGCCGCGGCGGTCGGCGGCGCCGGTGCGGAGCATGCCGTCCTCGTATTGCAGCACGTAGGGCGCGCGTGCGCGGATGCGGGATGCCTCTGCGTCGCGGCCCCGCTCCGCCTCGCCGACGACGAAGACCGTGACCGCGTGTGTCTTCGTCGACGCGGTCGCCGGCGTCGTGCGTGGGCGGCAGAGGCGCGCGACCTCGGCGCTGCGGTCGGCGACGGCGCAACGATCGACCACGGCGCGATCGTCCCCCACCGGCGCCGCGCCGAGCGCGCGCGCTGCGCCCGCGCGCACGAGCTCGTGTGGATCGTCCGCGAGGAGCTTCCGCTCCGCGCGGCCGTCGCCGCAGCGCCGCTTCAGCGCGGCGAGGCCCGAGAGCGCGTTCGCGCGCACCGCGGCGCGGCCGTCGGCGAGACCGTTGCAGAGTGCACGTGTCGCTTCGTCGGCGCCGGCGCGGCGGCCGACGCGGCCGATCGCGGCCGCGGCGTTGGCGGCGGTGTCGGCGTCGCCGGCGCGGAGCAGCGTGTCGAGGAAGCCGATCGTGCTCGCGTCTCCGATCGCGCCGAGCGCCCAGGCCGCGTTCGCGCGGACGCCGGGATCGGGATCGGACGCGAGCGCGCGCGCGGTCGCGATCGCGCCCGGGTGCGCGGCCAGCATCGTCGCGATCGCGCGGCGATCGTCGACGTCGGTCGTCTTCGCCGCCGTCGCGAGCGCGCCGGCCATGCTCGGCAGGCGCGCGCGGCCCGCGGCCTCGATCACCGCGTCGCGCTCCGGCCCCGCCGCGACCCCCAGCTCCCGGAGGACACGGCGCGCCGCGTTCTCCTCCGGCACACGCTCGAGCACGCCGCCGAGCGCGGTGAAGAGCGCGTAGCGATCGAGCTCCTCTCCGCCGTCGAGCTTCGCGAGGAGGAGCTTCCGCGCCTTCGCGCCGCCGCTCGCCGCGATCGCGACCGCGGCGTGGAGGCGGACCGCGGGCTCGGTGTCGGCGAGGAGCGGCACGAGCGCGTCGTCGGCCTGCTCCTGCACGCTCGCGGCGCCGCCGAGCGCGCCGAGCGCGTCGATCGCGGCGAGCCGCAGCGTCTCGTCCTTCGCGCTCACGAGGCCGACGAGCTCGGTCGCGGCGCGCGGCGCGCCCGTGCGGCCGAGCAACGTCGCGACCGCGGCGCGCTCGCGCGGCGACGTGCGCGGGTTGTTGAGCGTCGCCGCGAGCGGCTCGACCGCGCGCCCGTCCGGTTTCGCCGGATCGAGCAGCGCCGTCGCCGCCTTCAGCGCCTCTTCGCGCGCCTGCGGGCTCGGATCGGAGACGTACTCGAGCACGACCGGCACCTCGGCCGCGGACCCGCACCCCGTGAGCGCGCGGAGCGCGGCCGCCGGCGGCAAGGTGCCCTTGCGGAGCGCGGCGACGATCGCGGGCGCGCTCGCCGTCGAGCGGAGCTCGCCGAGGACCCAGGCCGCCGACGTCGCCACCGCGGGCGTGATCGGACGATCGAGGAGCGCGGTGAGCTCCACCGCCGCGGGCTGCCCCGCCGACACGAGCGCGTCGCGCACCGGCGTGCGCTCGAGCCCCGCCGTCGCGTCCTCCTGCGTGCCGAGCGCCTGGATCAGCGCCTTCACCGCGTTCGGCGTGCCGATGCGGCCGAGCGCGACGAGCGCGGACTGCCGGACGCCGAGGTTGCGATCGAGCGCGAGCGGCGCGATCGCGAGCGCCGCCTCCGGCGCCCGGAGGCGGCCGAGCGCCGCGAGCGCCTCGATCCGCACCTCCGCGACGTTGTCGCGCAGCGCGAGCAAGAGCGCCTGCGTCGCGCGCCCGTCGCCGAGATCGCCGAGCGCGCGCACCACCGCCTGCCGCACGTCCGGCACCGAGTCCTGCACCTTGCCGACGAGCGGCACCACCGCGCGCGCGTCGCCGAGCCGCGCGAGCGCGCGCGCGACCTGCACCCGCACGTTCGGCGTCGGATCGTCGAGCTTGGCCGCGAGCGGCGCGATCGCCTCCGCCGATCCCGACGAGCCGAGCGCGTCGGCGCAGGCGAAGCGCACCTGCTGATCGGAGTCGCCGAGCGCGCGCGCGACCGGCTGCACCGCGCGCGGGTTCGGCATCGCGTGCGCGACCTCGCACGCCGCGACGCGGAGGCGCGTCTCGCGCTCGCCGAGCCACGTGATCGCGATGTCGGTCGCGCCCTGGACGCGGAGGCGGATCGCCGACTGCGCCGCGGCGAGGCGCACGTCGACGTCGCCGTCGTTCATTGCCTTCAGCACGAGCGGCGTCGCGCGCGCGCCGCCGAGGCTCGCGAGATCGCGCGCCGCGATCCGGCGCGTCGCGGGATCCGGCGACGAGAGCCCGCGCTCGACCCGCTCCGGAACGTCGGGCCAGACGAGCGCCTCCGCCGAGGCCGGCGCGAGCGACAGCGCGAAGAGGAGACCGAGGCAGAGCCGCGAGCGCACGGCGTCAGCTTATCACGCGTGACCCTCAGGCGTCGCCGAGGCCGGTGCTGGAGAGCGGGGGCGGCGGGCGCGAGCGGGTCTCGTCGGGATCGACCTCCTTCATCGCGAAGAACGTCTCGAAGACCGACTGGCCGACGTAGTTCAGGCGCTGCTGGAGGTTGTCGATGTACTCGTGGAGGCCGCGCCCGAGGATCTCGCGCGTGTCGGCGTACGAGAGCTCCGAGTTGAGGCGGCCGAGCTCGCGCTCCGCGCCGTTCGTCCAGGTGCCCATCTGCGCGCCGGTGATCGCGTGGAGCGAGCGCTCCGCCTTGCTCAGGCAATAGAAGACGGAGCGCGGGAACTTGCGATCGAGGAGGAGGTACTCGACGACCTTGTTCGGCGTGATGGTGTGGAACTTCTTCCGGAACATCTCGAACGCCGACGCCGAGCGGAGGAGCGCGCTCCAGTGGAGCGCGTCGAGCGTCGTCCCCACGTCGGACGGCTGCGGCAGGAGCAGGAAGTACTTCACGTCGAGGATGCGCGACGTCTTGTCCGCGCGCTCGAGCAGCCGCCCGAGGCGCCCGAAGTGCCACGCCTCGGTGTGGCTCATCGTGAGGTAGGTCGTGCCGACGAACTGATGCGACGCCTGCTTCACCTCGGTGAAGAAGTCGTGCGGCGTGTCGAGCGCCGCCTTCGTGCGCGCCGCCTCCGTGACCATGAGGTAGGCGTGATTGACCTGCTCCCACATCTCCGAGGAGATGATCTCGCGCACCGAGCGCGCGTTCTCGCGCGCGAGCTGGAGGCAGGAGACGATCGAGTTCGGGCTCTCGCGATCGAACGTCAGGAAGTCGAGGACGTTGTCGCGCGTCGCGTGACCCTCGCCGTACTTCTTCCGAAAGAGCTCGTTGTCCCCCGTCGTCGCGACGAGCGGCTCCCACTGCTCCCCCGCCTCCGGGAAATCGAGCGCGAGGTGGAGGTTCACGTCGACGAAGCGCGCGACGTTCTCCGCCCGCTCGACGTAGCGGTTCATCCAGTAGATCGCGTCCGCGACACGGCTCAGCATCTCAAGACCCCTGCGACTGCGATTGGCCGTTCGTCGCGACCGGCCCCGGCGGCGGCGAGAGCGAGTCGCCCTCGGCGAGCACCCACGTGTCCTTGCTCCCGCCGCCCTGCGACGAGTTCACGACGCACGAGCCCTTGCGGAGCGCGACGCGGGTGAGGCCGCCCGGGAGGACGAAGATGTCGTCGCCGTAGAGCACGTACGGACGGAGGTCGACGTGACGGCCTTCGATCGCGTCGTCGACGATGGTCGGCACGCGCGAGAGGCCGAGCATCGGCTGCGCGATGTAGTTGCGCGGGTTCTTCTGCACCTTCAGCTTGAAGTCTTCCTGCTCCGCCTTCGAGGCCTGCGGGCCGACGAGCATGCCGTAGCCGCCGGACTCGTTCGCCGCCTTCACGACGAGGTCGCCGATGTTCGCGACGACGTGCGCGAGGTCCTTCGGGTCTTCGCACATGTACGTCGGCACGTTCGGCAGGATCGCCTTTTCGCCGAGGTAGTACTCGATCATCTTCGGCACGTAGGCGTAGACGACCTTGTCGTCGGCGACGCCGTTGCCCGGCGCGTTCGCGAGCGCGACCTTGCCCGCGCGGTACACGTCGACGAGACCCGGCACCCCGAGGAGCGAGTCCGGGCGGAACGCCTTCGGATCGAGGAAGACGTCGTCGATGCGGCGGTAGATGACGTCGACGCGCTGGAACCCGCGCGTCGTGCGCATGTAGACGCGGTCGTCGCGCACCACGAGGTCGCGGCCCTCCACGAGCTCGACGCCCATCTGCTGCGCGAGGAAGGAGTGCTCGAAGTAGGCCGAGTTGTAGACTCCCGGCGTGAGGACGACGACGGTGGGCGAGCCGTTCGCGCCGACGTGCTGCAGCGTCTCGAGGAGCTTGGTCGGGTAGAGGTCGACCGGGCGGACGCGGAGCTGATCGAAGATCTGCGGGAACGTGCGCTTCATCACCTGCCGGTTCTCGAGCACGTACGAGACGCCGGACGGGCAGCGCAGGTTGTCCTCCAGCACGTAGAACTGCCCGTCGCGATCGCGGACGAGATCGGTGCCGACGACGTGACAGAAGATGTCCTTCGGCGGGCGGATGCCGTTGCAGGCCGGGAGGTAGCTCGAGGCGGAGAGGACGAGCGACTCGGGGACGATCCCGTCCTTGATGATCTTCCGCGCGCCGTAGATGTCGCCGATGAAGAGGTTCAGCGCGCGCACGCGCTGCTTGAGGCCGCGCTCGATCGTGCGCCAGTCGCTCGCGCCGATGACGCGCGGGATGATGTCGAACGGGAAGATCTTCTCCGTTCCGGCAGCATCGCCATAAACGTTGAAAGTGATCCCGCGCATGAGGAGCGCCCGCTCTGCGGCGATCTGGCGCTGGCGGAGCTCGACGGGGTCGAGGGCGCCGAGGCGCTGGGCGAGGAGGCTCGCGGAGGGGCGGGGAGTCTTCGGATCTTCGAACATCTCATCGAAGAATCCGCCGGTGTCGTACGCGTCGAAATGCACGTGATCGGAGCCTAAAGGAGCGAGGGTTTCGGCGACGTTTCAGCCGCCAAGCGTCCTACCAGGTCGGCGCGTGTCCTGAAATACTCACCGGCTCGGGCCGACTATCTTCATTGAGATTGTTGTCGAGAGTAGCTCCTCGATACAATTGCCGGTTGGAGAGAGGAACGTGGCCCAACTCGGCAAGTACCAGCTCGTCGCGGAGATCGCGCGCGGAGGCATGGGCATCGTGTACCTCGCGGTCGCCCGCGGGCCCGCGCGCTTCAACAAGCTCCTCGTCGTGAAGCAGCTCAAGCCGGAGCTCGTCGAGGACACGACCTTCCTCGAGATGTTCCTCGAGGAGGCGCGGCTCGCGGCGCGGCTCAGCCACCCCAACATCGTCCAGACCTACGAGATCGGCAACGACGACAACCGTCACTACATGGTCATGGACTACCTCGAGGGCGTCACCCTCGCGCGGGTCCTCAAGAAGAAGAAGGAGTCGTTCACGCTCGCGATGCACCTGCGCATCCTCTGTGAGGCGCTGCAGGGGCTGCACCACGCGCACACGCTGACCGACTTCGACAACACGCCGCTCGGGATCGTCCATCGCGACGCGACCCCGCAGAACCTCTTCGTGACGTTCGACGGGCAGGTGAAGGTCGTCGACTTCGGCATCGCGAAGGCGCTCGACTCGAGCCTCGAGACCAAGACCGGCGTGCTCAAGGGCAAGCCTTCGTACATGGCGCCCGAGCAGATCGCGGGCGACGTCGATCCGCGCTCGGACGTGTTCACGGCCGGCGTGATGATCTGGGAGGCGGTCGCCGGCCGCCGGATGTGGGCGCGGCAGAGCGACGTCGAGATCCTCACCCACATCATCAAGGGTGAGGTCCCGTCGCTCGCGACGGAGGTGCCGGACGCGCCCGCCGAGCTCGTCCGCATCGTCGAGAAGGCGCTCAAGAAGTCGCGCGACGAGCGCTACGAGAGCGCGGCCTCGCTCCAGGAGGACCTCGAGAAGTACCTCACCGCCAGCGGCATGAACGTCTCGCTCCGCGAGATCGGGAAGGTCGTCGCCGAGATCTTCGCGGGCGAGCGCGAGCAGATCCGGGGGACGATCGAGAAGCACCTCGCCTCCATCGCGGCGGGCAAGGAGGCGGAGCAGACGCGCCTCCCCAGCATTCGCCCGCCGGTGTCCGGCGAAGGCAACACTCCCGCGGGCCAGCACACGAGCGAGCCGTCGATCCCGAGCTCGCCGACGGGCGGCAAGACGCCGGCCGGTACGGAGCTGCCGTCGACGCCGGTCGCGGCGAGCGCGGCGCCGGCCGCGCCGGGAGGGCGAATGCGGACCTTCGTCGTGGCCGCGATCGTCGCCGTCGTCGCGATCGGCGGGACCGCGGTCGCGATGCGCTCGAAGGACCCCGGCCCGGTCGCGTCGCCGACCCCGCCGCCTCCCGCGCCGACGGAGGCGCCGGTCGTCGAGCGGAAGACCGCGCCGCAGCCGGCGGGGCCGACGACGCACGAGGTCGCGGTGAAGGCGCTCCCGAAGACGTCGGTCCTCTCGATCGACGGCGTCGAGGTCTCGAACCCGGTGACGCGACGCTGCGAGCACGGGCGCTCGTTCACCGTTCACGTCTCCGCCGGCGGGCACGTGAGCCAGGACCGCACGCTCTCGTGCGACAAGGATCAATCGGTCGAAATCGCGCTGACGTCCGCGCCGATCGGCTATGTACCGCCGAAGCCGAAGCCGGCGACGCCCTCCGCGCCCGTCGCCTCCGTCCCGGCCGCTCCGGAGCCGAAGGCGACCGACGTAGGTCCGCAAGGCGGCGCCAAGCCCAATCGACCCATCGACACCGCGAGCCCATACAAATGAACCGAACTGGACGGAGCGAAGCAAAGTGAACCTTCGTGTCGGGGCGGCCCTCGTGCTGGCCCTCTCTCTCGCGACGAGCGCCGCCGGCGCTCAGTCGGCAGCCGCTCCTACCGAAGAAGCGCAGAAGGAAGCGAACACCCACTTCCAGCGCGCGGTCACGCTCTACTCGGAGGCCGACTACCGCGGCGCGCTCGTGGAGTTCAAGCGCGCGTACGAGATCGCGCCGCACGTGCAGGTCCTCTACAACATCGGTCAGGCCTACTACCAGAACCAGAGCTACGCCGAGGCGCTCACGACGTTCGAGCGCTTCCTCGCGGAGGGCGGGCAGGGCCACAAAGAGGAGGTCGAGCGCGCGATCGTCGTGCTCAAGACGCGCGTCGGGAAGATCGACGTGTCGACGCCGACGCCCGGCTGGGACCTCACGCTCGACGACGAGCCGGTCGGCAAGACGCCGCTCGCGAAGCCGCTCGCGGTGAGCATCGGCAGGCGCAAGCTCGTCGCGACGAAGGCAGGGGAGGCTCCGCAGACGAAGTTCGTCGAGGTCTCGGCCGGCGAGACGAAGGCGGTGACGTTCGACGCAGGCCACGTCGCTCCGCCGCCCCCGCCGCCTCGCGCGAGCGCGCCGGAGCAGGAGGGGCCCGTCGTCCCGCACAAGCGGAGCCCGCTCTACACGGTGGGCTGGGTCACCGCCGGCGCGCTCGCGGCGGGCGCGGTCGTGACGGGCATCCTCGCCGTGTCGAGCGCGGACGACCTCGACCAGGCGCGCAACACGTTCCCCGGCAACGCGCGGGACATCGACTCGAAGGCGTCCACGACGACCGCGCTCTCGGTCACGACCGACGCCCTCGCCGCCTCGGCGATCATCGTCGGCGGCGTCACGCTCTACTTCACGCTCACGCGTCCGAAGAGCCCCAAGGCCGCCGGCACGACGGTCCGGGTCGGCGGTGGGCCCGGCAGCCTCATCCTCGGTGGTACGTTCTGATGCTCGTTCGGCGACTCCGTCTCGGCCTTGCCTTCCTCTTCTTCGGCACCGCGGCGTGCACCCTCATCCTCGATCGGAGCAGCGAGCAGTGCTCGAACAGCGGTGACTGCGCGACCTTCGGCCCGCGCGCGATGTGCGTGTCGAACGTGTGCGTCGCGCCGCCGGAGACCGACTCGGGCATCGATCGAGACGTGCCCGACACGAGCGAGCCGGAGGTCCCCGACGCGGGCGACGAGGACGCGGACGCGGACGCGGGCGAGACGTTCGGTCACCCCGGCTGCTTCCGCGGCACGCCGACGACGAACGAGGAGCTCCTCAACGCGTGCACGCGCGCGGCCTGCGTGCCGTTCGACAACTGCGCGCGGCTCGGCCTCTGCGACGGCGGGCTCCTCGGCGCGATCCCGCCGACCGGCACGCCGCCGCCCGCCGCCGTCACCCCCGACAGCGGGGCGACCCAGCTCTGCACCGATCTCGCGGCCGCGGCCGGCCTCCAGATCGTCTACGTGACGGGCTCCTCGAACTTCCCGCCCTTCCTCGCCATCTTCACGCCGGTGCTCGCGAAGTCCGGCTTCACCGTCGTCTGGCAGACGTCGAACTCGTGCGCCGGCGTCGACTCGCAGTTCAACACCTACGCGCCGGCGGCGCTCCAGACCACGAACAAGCAGAAGATGTTCGAGCGTCCGGGCCGCACGACGCTCTTCTACAACGCGAACGGCACCACCACGCCGTGCCTCATCGCGGACGAGGTCGTCCCGGATATCGGCGAATCCGATATTTACGCTCAAACGTGCACGGCGAACATCGGCTACGACGCGATCGCGGCGGGCGGGAGCAACGTCGGCGAGTACCTCGGCCCGACGCTCCCGATGTACTTCATCACGCCGAAGCGTTCGACGCAGACGGTGTTCAGCGCGGAGGCGGGGCAGGCGGTCTTCGGCCGCGGCGGCACGCCGGGCGCCGAGGCGGGTGTGGCCGAGCCGATGCCCTACGACGACCCGGCCCAGTTCTTCATCCGCGCCTCGAGCACGGCGACGAACCAGATCATCTCGCGAGGGATCCTCGTCGAGCCGACGCAGTGGTGGGGCGTCGACAAGAACACCGCCCAGACGATGGCGGCGCAGATGCTCCAGGTCCCGCAGAACCTGGCCGAGAAGACGATCGGGATCATCTCCGCCGACTTCGCCGACAGCGAGCGCGACAACATCAAGACGCTCGCCTTCCAGGCGCGGGGGCAGTCCTGCGGCTTCTGGCCGGACTCCACCGAGCGCACGTTCGACAAGCAGAACGTGCGCGACGGGCACTATCCGATGTGGGGGCCGCTCCACTTCTTCGCCAAGGTCCCGACCAACGCCGCCGCCGGCGCGTTCGTCTCCAAGTTCTCGGTGCCGCGCCTCGACGAGGAGCTCGTCGTCGGCATGGCGAACGGCCACGTCATCCCCGCCTGCGCGATGAAGGTCGCGCGCGACACCGAGATGGGACCGATCCGCGCGGCCGGCATCGCCGACCGGCCCTACAGCTGCGACTGCTTCTTCGACAAGACCGCGAACGGCGTCGTCGACGAGGCGGTCTGCAAGACGTGCACGACCGCGCTCGACTGCAAGGACCCCGCGCGGCCCGCGTGCAACTACGGGTACTGCGAAGAGCGCTGACCCGTCGTCACGAGAGGCCGCTGCGGCGGCGCGTGAACCAGTGGACGCCGAGGAGCGCGGCGGCGGCGAGCGTCCACGTCCACGGCGGCGCGAGCGGCACGACGTGGCGCTCCGCGCTGATGACGGCGGGCTTCGGGAGCGGGAGCGCGAGGTCCTCGTCCGCCCAGCGGAACGTGCCGCCGGAGGCGTTCGCGATCGCGCGGAGGCGATCGCCGTCGGGGCGCGAGTCGGCCCACTCGTCGCCGCCGGTCTCGCACGCGAAGTCGCGGCGGGTGGTCGGACCGGGGCCGAGCTTGAGGCGCGCGGTGTAGCCGCCGGCGGGGAGGGGCGGCAGCGTCGCGTCGATCGTCGCGCCGCTCGTGCTCTTCGGGACCTCGACCTTCGTCGTCGCGACGTCCTGCTGATCGAGGCGGCGGATCTCGATCGTCATCGGCTTGTCCTTCGCGCTGTCCGGCGCGCGCACGCGGAGCTTCGCCGGCTCGCCCGCGACGCAGGGCGAGGCGAGATCGAGCTGCCCCGGCTCGAACCGCGGGTCGCGCATGAGCCAGCCGAGCAAGCCGTCCCACATCGCGCCGTAGCCGCGGCCCGACGTGCGCGCCCCGAGCTGGGAGAACTCGAGCTGCCACGCGCCGTCGATGCCGAGCGCGATCGAGCGCCCGTCGCCCTGGTCGCCGATCGCGAGGATCGGCATCGGTTGTCCCGATTTTGTCGTTCGTCCCGGATGCGACCACAGCACGAGGCCGCCGGGCCGCACGTCGCCGAGGATGTTCGCGCCCGGCATCATCGGGAGCTCGTCGTCCACGACGTCGCGGAGCGGCGCGAGGAGGGGCGCGGTCTTGCCGTCCTCCGTCCACGCCGGCGTGACGTTCGCGACGTCGGCCGCGGTCGCGCCGCGATCGCTGTCGAGCGAGACGGGGAGCACCTCCGCGAGCGGCGTGCCGGCGTAGCCGCCCGCGACGAACGAGTTCTGCCCGCCGACCATGATGAGGCCGCCGCCCGTCTTCACGTAGCGCGCGAGCTGGGGGAGGTGCTTCTCGAGGCCGTACGGCTGCGCGTCGAAGTCCTGGAGCACGACCGCGTCGAAGGACGGGAGGTGCTCGGTGAAGAGCTCGTCGACGGGGAAGGGGATGAGGGAGAGGTCCTCCTGCCGCGCGTTCGGTGCGTCGCTCCCCGTGCGCAAGATGAAGAACGCGACGACGTCGACGGAGGCGTCGCTCTTCAGCCACTGCCGGAGCGCGCGCACGTCGTTGGTGGGGCGCCCCGCGACGTGGAGCACGCGCACCCGCTCGCGCGCGACGACGAAGGTGAGGAGGCGGCGATCGTTCTCCGGGATCGTGTCGCCCGACGGCGGCGTGATCGCGACCTCGATGATGCGCGCGCCGGCGCGCTCGAGCGTGACGGAGAGATCGACCGTGCCCTTGCCGTCCTTGAGGTGCGAGAGGCCGGTCGCGAGGAGCGCGGGCGGACCGTCCTCTCGCAGCTCACGCGCGGTGACGGTGAGCTCGTCGCAGGAGAGCCCTCCCGCGCAGCCGACCTCGACGCGGAGCGGGAGCGGCACGTGCGCGACGGCGGCGCCCGCGGCCGAGACGCGGCGCACGCTCGCGTCGGGCGGCGCGCTCCGCGTCGTGCCGACGGTGTGGATCGGGACCTTGAGCTCGCGGCCGAGCGCGGTGAGCGTCTCCTTCGACGCGTCCTCGCCCGGATCGTCGAGACGCCCGTCGGACACGACGATCACGGCCTGCGGTCGCTCCTCCGCCGACGCTCCGAGCGCGCGGAGCGCGGAGGTGAGGTCGCTCCGCGGGAGGGCCGCCGGCGGCGAGGCGCCCGAGAAACGCAAGGCGCCGTCCGCGGTGGCCGGCGCGATCGGCGCGGGCGCGCCGTCGCCGAAGCCGAGGGTGAGGAGGCGCGCGCTCTTCGACTCTTTCGCGAGCCGCTCGAGCACGCGCGCCTCGACGTCGCGGCGCGGGTCCTTTCCGTTCTGCGGGAGCGCCATCGATCGCGACTGATCGGCGAGGACGACGACCTTCGCGCCGATCACGCTCTCGCGCGCGGCGATGCGGACGGGGCGGAGCACCGCGAGGAGCAGCGCGGCGACGGCGAGCACGCCGGTCGCGACGATCGCGAGGCCGCCGCGCTCACGGCGCCGCAGCTCGTGCGCGACGAGCACGACGAGGCTCAGCACGACGAGCACGCACGCGGCGATCGCCGCCCACGGAGGGAGGTCGCCGTTGACCGCGAGGCGGGAGCTCAGCGCCGTGTCCACGCGCGTCCAGCGTCAGGGGATCAGCGCACCGGCGCGGCGGCGCATGAGGAAGGGGGCGTGGACCTGATCGTCTTTGTAGTTCGAGCAGAGCACGTACATCGCGACGTTCACGGCGAGGCGGATCGCGCGCTCGCGCTGGAGGTCGCCGCCGGGGACGACGGGGTTCTCCCACGCCCCGGTCGCGCCGCGCGCGAGCGCGCCGCCGAGATCGTGGGCCGAGAACACGACCTGGGTCTGACCGCCGCGGACGATCGCGTCGAGCGTCTTCGGCCCCGCGACGCGGCCCTCCGCGCGCTTGAGCAGGTAGTACGACTTGAAGAGGACGTGGTCGGCCGCGAGCGGGATCGGGCTCGTGTCGGGGAGGACGCGCGCGATCTCGGTGCGCGCGGTGCGCCCGAACGCGCTGGGCTTGGGCGACTCCGAGCTCGAGTCGTCCGCCACGCCGGCGTCGTCGACGAGGAGGACGCCGCCGAGCGCGAAGAACTTCCGGAGGCCCGCGATCTCGCCCGGGGTGAGGGGAGAGAGCGCCGTGTCGCCGCTCCACCAGAGGAAGGGAGCGTCGACGACGGCCGGATCGTCCGCGCGCACGTTGGTGGGCTTCAGACGCGCGGGCGCGCTCGTCCTTTGCACGAGCTCCCACGACCAGCGGGCGCCGGCCGAGGCGCGGGCCGGCCCCGTCGTCCCGCCGGCGAGGAGCCCGCGCGGATCGAACGCCCCCACGTCGCCGAAGGCCTTGGCCGGCCGCGGGAGGGCGGCGACGAGCACGACGACGGCGAGCGCAAAGGACAGGAGGGCCGCGCGTTTCATACGCCCGACACGTTACTCGCTCGGGCGAAGGACAGGTAGCCGGTGTCGGGACGAAATAGCTCGTCACAGTCGGCGCGTTCCCTTCGACGGAGCCCGTACAGAAGGAGCCCGCCCCCATGCCGTCACGTCGCCTCACGTCGATCTTCCTCCGCACCGCCGGCACCGCCCTCGTCGCCGGCATCCTCCTCCTCCCGCGCGCGCTCCAGGCCGAGGAGGTCTCCGACGAGGAGCGCCTCGGTGAATACGACGAGGACGGCGAGCGTTTCGGCTCGATCGTGGTGAAGGGGGAGCTCGTCGCGTCGTCGTCCGCGCCCGGCGGGTGGACCCTCCTCCGCACGTACGAGAACAAGGGCGAAGAGAAGGCCCGCGTCGTCGTCGAGGAGCGCGTGACCCGCACCGTGTCGGAGATGGGGACGCGCGTCTCGCCCGCGCCCGAGGCGGTGCTCGTCCGCACGCAGGTCCTCGAGCTCGCCGCGCACGAGAAGAAGTCGATCGGCACCTACCTCC
It encodes the following:
- a CDS encoding DUF4159 domain-containing protein — protein: MKRAALLSFALAVVVLVAALPRPAKAFGDVGAFDPRGLLAGGTTGPARASAGARWSWELVQRTSAPARLKPTNVRADDPAVVDAPFLWWSGDTALSPLTPGEIAGLRKFFALGGVLLVDDAGVADDSSSESPKPSAFGRTARTEIARVLPDTSPIPLAADHVLFKSYYLLKRAEGRVAGPKTLDAIVRGGQTQVVFSAHDLGGALARGATGAWENPVVPGGDLQRERAIRLAVNVAMYVLCSNYKDDQVHAPFLMRRRAGALIP